The following proteins come from a genomic window of Alosa sapidissima isolate fAloSap1 chromosome 20, fAloSap1.pri, whole genome shotgun sequence:
- the otop1 gene encoding proton channel OTOP1: MSRSVGYAVGDSRKFRERWDVWHVAPFHAVHVDCNRLRSRPSPNALKVLRVDASLSKDFAPIDLGAMVEHGGLDIMCLNKYCNSSSSSSTSDGDKNLLKKLRVRLTENYPQKNAEVLSAQYGTQLLLIGVALMFALANSGPSVHEEHLLSFLTTLMILQLLWMLWYIVRKDRQRSLVSEKDVHAGTSWIRGGLSLLALLSLIMDAFRIGYFVGYQSCISAVIVVYPIIHAVHTISQVYFLWFHIKDVINRYKTFERFGVIHAVFTNLLLWCNGVMSESEHFMNNHNRRLSSLGFINHSIVEFEPDCNCTTSACTMFSSGVFYLYPFNIEYHIFVSAMLFVMWKNIGRTIDHHANHKKPTTRTTGLVLGPIFGLVALASTIGILVVYTIHVEKSLSMRESAIVMFYSYSIAMLAFMCVASATGLLIYRAEGLPMDTTKNPSRQLDAEVLLGSSVGSWLMSWCSIVAVSAAASGSGPSLRWCNLVHSLLAVLEKYVQNLFIVESLYRKRCEEAGEHVEAGANGGGGTSTGGGVAPEIFSVAASMGPLYDGIINRAYDNQYRCCGALESEPVENGQAYGCGRKPSDVSLPVGPRLKDKPSKKRQILKNIAVFLFMCNISLWILPAFGCRPQYDSGLEQETFGFAFWTTVLNFAIPLNLFYRMHCVASLFEVFRKV, from the exons ATGTCCAGAAGTGTAGGCTATGCtgtgggagactcccggaagttccgggagagGTGGGATGTTTGGCATGTTGCCCCCTTCCATGCAGTTCATGTCGATTGCAACAGGTTACGCAGCCGGCCCTCTCCAAATGCGCTTAAAGTGCTCCGTGTTGACGCGTCTCTTTCTAAGGATTTTGCTCCTATAGATCTTGGTGCCATGGTAGAACACGGCGGACTGGATATTATGTGCCTAAATAAGTACTGTAACAGCTCATCCTCGTCTTCCACGTCAGACGGAGATAAGAACTTGTTAAAAAAGTTGAGAGTCCGTCTCACCGAAAATTATCCCCAGAAAAACGCAGAGGTTCTGAGTGCCCAGTACGGCACACAGTTGCTGCTGATTGGGGTGGCGTTAATGTTTGCTCTAGCTAACAGTGGACCATCCGTTCACGAGGAGCACCTGCTGTCCTTCCTCACCACCCTCATGATTTTGCAGCTTTTATGGATGCTCTGGTACATTGTGCGCAAGGACAGGCAGAGGAGTCTGGTATCAGAGAAAGACGTGCATGCTGGAACCAGCTGGATAAGAG GGGGACTGTCACTACTGGCTTTGCTATCGCTGATTATGGATGCTTTCCGCATTGGTTACTTTGTGGGATATCAATCGTGCATATCCGCTGTGATCGTCGTATATCCCATCATCCACGCGGTCCACACAATATCTCAG GTGTATTTTCTGTGGTTTCACATCAAAGATGTCATCAACAGATACAAAACATTTGAAAG ATTCGGCGTGATTCACGCAGTCTTCACAAACCTCTTGTTGTGGTGCAACGGAGTCATGTCAGAGTCGGAGCACTTCATGAACAATCACAACAGAAGGCTCTCATCCCTCGGCTTCATCAACCACTCCATag TGGAGTTTGAGCCTGACTGCAACTGCACCACTAGTGCTTGCACCATGTTCTCCAGTGGCGTGTTCTACCTGTACCCATTCAACATCGAGTACCACATCTTCGTTTCGGCCATGCTCTTCGTCATGTGGAAGAACATCGGCCGCACCATCGACCACCACGCTAACCACAAGAAGCCCACCACCCGGACCACCGGCCTCGTCCTGGGCCCCATCTTCGGGCTGGTGGCCTTGGCCAGCACCATCGGCATCCTGGTGGTCTACACCATCCACGTGGAGAAGTCGCTGTCCATGCGCGAGTCCGCCATCGTCATGTTCTACTCCTACAGCATCGCCATGCTGGCGTTCATGTGCGTGGCCAGCGCCACCGGCCTGCTTATCTACCGGGCCGAGGGCCTGCCCATGGACACGACCAAGAACCCGTCGCGGCAGCTCGACGCCGAGGTGCTGCTGGGCTCGTCGGTTGGCTCGTGGCTCATGTCGTGGTGCAGCATCGTGGCGGTGTCGGCGGCAGCGTCCGGCAGCGGTCCGAGCCTCCGCTGGTGCAACCTGGTCCACTCGCTGCTGGCCGTGCTGGAGAAGTATGTGCAGAACCTCTTCATCGTCGAGTCGCTGTACCGCAAGAGGTGCGAGGAGGCCGGGGAGCACGTCGAGGCCGGCGCTAACGGTGGGGGTGGCACCAGCACCGGCGGCGGAGTTGCGCCCGAGATCTTCTCTGTGGCCGCCTCCATGGGTCCGTTATACGACGGCATCATCAACCGGGCCTACGACAACCAGTACCGGTGCTGCGGGGCGCTAGAGAGCGAGCCGGTGGAGAACGGCCAGGCGTACGGCTGCGGCCGGAAACCCTCAGATGTGTCGCTGCCCGTCGGCCCGCGGCTGAAGGACAAGCCCAGCAAGAAGAGGCAAATCCTCAAGAACATTGCTGTCTTCCTCTTCATGTGCAACATCTCA CTTTGGATCCTCCCTGCATTCGGCTGTCGCCCTCAGTACGACAGTGGACTGGAACAGGAGACCTTTGGCTTTGCCTTTTGGACCACAGTGCTCAACTTTGCCATCCCCTTGAACCTCTTCTACAGAATGCACTGTGTGGCCTCCCTCTTCGAAGTGTTCAGGAAAGTGTGA
- the drd5a gene encoding D(1B) dopamine receptor, translating into METPAKYFSSVLACNTIPFPLGVIMWNVTETEATLDTRKDLVVRAVTGCLLSVLILWTLLGNIMVCTAVLRFRHLRSKVTNIFIVSLAVSDLFVAVLVMPWKAVAEVAGYWPFGSFCNIWVAFDIMCSTASILNLCVISVDRYWAISSPFRYERKMTQRVAFVMISLTWTLSVLISFIPIQLNWHKASVEIIGPNNTTMEEPVEENCDSSLNREYAISSSLISFYIPVAIMIVTYTRIYRIAQIQIRRIASLERAAEHAQSCRTNRLECQHHNTLKTSINRETKVLKTLSVIMGVFVCCWLPFFILNCMVPFCDKPPTDQEAGLPCVSETTFDVFVWFGWTNSSLNPIIYAFNAEFRKAFANLLGCRNFCSTTPVETVNISNELVSYNQDTLFHKEIVNAYVNIIPNVVDCIDNEDTFDRISQFSHNNEIATDSVCDLNDCETDICLDRLTPFTPNGLH; encoded by the coding sequence ATGGAGACTCCAGCGAAATACTTCTCATCCGTGCTCGCCTGCAACACCATCCCGTTCCCACTTGGAGTGATTATGTGGAACGTGACCGAAACGGAGGCGACCTTAGATACGAGGAAAGACTTGGTGGTCCGCGCCGTAACGGGGTGCCTGCTCTCCGTGCTCATCCTCTGGACGCTGCTCGGGAACATTATGGTGTGCACTGCCGTGCTCAGGTTCCGCCACTTGAGATCCAAAGTGACCAACATTTTCATAGTTTCCCTGGCAGTGTCGGATTTATTCGTTGCTGTTCTGGTGATGCCATGGAAAGCAGTCGCCGAGGTGGCAGGTTACTGGCCGTTTGGTTCCTTCTGTAATATTTGGGTAGCTTTCGACATCATGTGCTCCACAGCGTCTATCCTCAACCTCTGTGTCATCAGCGTTGATCGCTACTGGGCAATATCAAGTCCTTTTCGATACGAGAGAAAAATGACCCAACGAGTGGCCTTTGTGATGATTAGTCTGACCTGGACACTGTCTGTACTCATATCCTTCATTCCGATCCAACTAAACTGGCACAAGGCCAGCGTGGAAATCATCGGCCCAAACAACACCACGATGGAAGAACCAGTCGAAGAGAATTGCGACTCTAGCCTCAACAGAGAATACGCCATCTCCTCGTCTTTGATAAGTTTCTATATCCCTGTGGCGATTATGATTGTGACATACACCCGCATCTATAGGATTGCTCAAATACAGATAAGGAGGATAGCATCTCTGGAGCGCGCGGCTGAGCACGCACAGAGCTGCAGGACGAACAGACTCGAGTGCCAACACCACAATACCTTGAAAACGTCCATAAACAGGGAAACCAAAGTTCTGAAAACTCTTTctgtgataatgggtgtatttGTCTGTTGCTGGCTACCTTTCTTTATTCTGAACTGCATGGTTCCTTTTTGTGATAAACCACCCACCGACCAGGAAGCTGGACTACCGTGTGTCAGTGAAACTActtttgatgtgtttgtgtggttcgGCTGGACCAACTCCTCTCTAAACCCCATCATCTACGCGTTCAATGCAGAGTTTCGGAAAGCCTTTGCAAACTTGCTCGGTTGTCGTAACTTTTGCTCCACTACACCGGTTGAAACAGTGAATATAAGTAATGAACTTGTCTCATATAACCAAGACACTTTATTCCACAAAGAGATCGTCAATGCGTATGTGAACATCATCCCAAATGTCGTGGACTGTATTGACAACGAAGACACCTTTGACCGGATCTCACAGTTTTCTCATAATAATGAAATAGCGACCGATTCGGTTTGTGACTTAAACGACTGCGAAACAGATATTTGTCTAGACAGGTTAACACCGTTCACTCCAAATGGTTTACACTGA